The Micromonospora sp. NBC_01740 genome includes a window with the following:
- the thrS gene encoding threonine--tRNA ligase produces MSAPRTPAVADPVVVAAGTTAADAVAAAGLPASGPKAIVVVRDPQGQLRDLDWAPQADTEVEPVSLDSPDGLDVLRHSCAHVLAQAVQDVFPEAKLGIGPPIENGFYYDFAVDKPFQPDDLGKLEKRMQEIVKSGQRFRRRRFGSLDEAKAELAAEPFKLELIDVKGEGLDTSEVMEVGGGELTIYDNLAAKEDKVCWSDLCRGPHLPNTRLIGAFKLMRSAAAYWRGSEKNPQLQRVYGTAWPTRDELKAYLKLLEEAARRDHRKLGVDLDLFSFPDELGSGLAVFHPKGGIIRREMENYSRIKHEQAGYAFVNTPHITKGHLYEVSGHLDWYADGMFPPMEVEGASYYLKPMNCPMHDLIFRSRGRSYRELPLRMFEFGTVYRYEKSGVVHGLTRVRGMTQDDAHIFCTEEQMAGELKSLLVFVLELLRDYGLDDFYLELSTRNPEKSVGTDENWERATEALRSAAEESGLDLVPDPGGAAFYGPKISVQAKDAIGRTWQMSTIQVDFNLPERFGLEYQAADGTRQRPVMIHRALFGSIERFFGVLTEHYAGAFPAWLAPVQVVGIPIREDHTDYLHGFVAALRAEGVRAQVDAGDDRMQKKIRTAQQQKVPFMVIAGDDDVAAGTVSFRYRDGSQRNGVPVADAVAHVLDVVGSRTNVGPSAA; encoded by the coding sequence GTGTCCGCACCCCGTACCCCCGCCGTGGCCGACCCCGTCGTCGTCGCCGCCGGGACCACGGCGGCCGACGCGGTGGCCGCGGCCGGTCTGCCCGCGTCCGGCCCGAAGGCGATCGTGGTGGTCCGCGACCCGCAGGGCCAGCTGCGCGACCTGGACTGGGCTCCGCAGGCCGACACCGAGGTCGAGCCGGTCAGCCTCGACTCGCCCGACGGGCTCGACGTGCTGCGGCACTCCTGCGCGCACGTGCTCGCCCAGGCCGTGCAGGACGTCTTCCCGGAGGCCAAGCTCGGCATCGGCCCGCCCATCGAGAACGGCTTCTACTACGACTTCGCCGTCGACAAGCCGTTCCAGCCGGACGACCTCGGCAAGCTCGAGAAGCGGATGCAGGAGATCGTCAAGTCCGGCCAGCGGTTCCGCCGCCGGCGCTTCGGCAGCCTCGACGAGGCGAAGGCCGAGCTGGCCGCCGAGCCGTTCAAGCTGGAGCTCATCGACGTCAAGGGCGAAGGGCTGGACACCTCCGAGGTGATGGAGGTGGGCGGCGGCGAGCTGACCATCTACGACAACCTCGCCGCCAAGGAGGACAAGGTCTGCTGGTCGGACCTGTGCCGGGGCCCGCACCTGCCGAACACCCGGCTGATCGGCGCGTTCAAGCTGATGCGCTCGGCCGCCGCGTACTGGCGCGGGTCGGAGAAGAACCCGCAGCTCCAGCGGGTCTACGGCACCGCCTGGCCGACCCGGGACGAGCTGAAGGCGTACCTGAAGCTGCTGGAGGAGGCCGCGCGACGCGACCACCGCAAGCTCGGCGTGGACCTGGACCTGTTCAGCTTCCCCGACGAGCTGGGTTCGGGCCTGGCGGTCTTCCACCCCAAGGGCGGCATCATCCGCCGGGAGATGGAGAACTACTCGCGCATCAAGCACGAGCAGGCCGGCTACGCCTTCGTCAACACCCCGCACATCACCAAGGGCCACCTGTACGAGGTCTCCGGGCACCTGGACTGGTATGCCGACGGCATGTTCCCGCCCATGGAGGTCGAGGGCGCGAGCTACTACCTCAAGCCGATGAACTGCCCGATGCACGACCTGATCTTCCGGTCCCGGGGGCGGTCCTACCGCGAGCTGCCGCTGCGGATGTTCGAGTTCGGCACGGTCTACCGCTACGAGAAGTCCGGCGTGGTGCACGGCCTGACCCGGGTGCGCGGCATGACCCAGGACGACGCGCACATCTTCTGCACCGAGGAGCAGATGGCGGGCGAGCTGAAGTCGCTGCTCGTCTTCGTGCTCGAACTGCTGCGTGACTACGGCCTGGACGACTTCTACCTGGAGCTGTCCACCCGCAACCCGGAGAAGTCGGTCGGCACCGACGAGAACTGGGAGCGGGCCACCGAGGCCCTGCGCTCCGCCGCCGAGGAGTCCGGGCTGGACCTGGTGCCCGACCCGGGTGGCGCGGCCTTCTACGGCCCGAAGATCTCGGTGCAGGCCAAGGACGCCATCGGCCGGACCTGGCAGATGTCCACCATCCAGGTCGACTTCAACCTGCCGGAGCGCTTCGGCCTGGAGTACCAGGCCGCCGACGGCACCCGGCAGCGGCCGGTGATGATCCACCGGGCGCTCTTCGGCTCGATCGAGCGCTTCTTCGGGGTGCTCACCGAGCACTACGCGGGCGCGTTCCCGGCGTGGCTGGCCCCGGTGCAGGTGGTCGGCATCCCGATCCGCGAGGACCACACCGACTACCTGCACGGCTTCGTCGCCGCGCTGCGCGCCGAGGGCGTCCGCGCCCAGGTCGACGCGGGCGACGACCGGATGCAGAAGAAGATCCGCACCGCCCAGCAGCAGAAGGTCCCGTTCATGGTGATCGCCGGCGACGACGACGTGGCCGCCGGCACCGTCTCGTTCCGCTACCGGGACGGCTCGCAGCGCAACGGGGTGCCGGTCGCCGACGCCGTGGCCCACGTGCTCGACGTGGTCGGCTCCCGGACCAACGTCGGCCCGTCCGCCGCCTGA
- a CDS encoding D-Ala-D-Ala carboxypeptidase family metallohydrolase: protein MRTAFRRFGRALAACALAASTALVGVVATSSPAQADGCYTWGRTLAQGASGEDVRQLQIRLAGYPGYNAVLGLDGAFGPATRSAVIRFQQAYGLSADGVAGPQTFNTLYALQDDDCTPVNFTYAELNRCNSTWSGGAVAASTARFNALVSMWKLQAMRKALGSVSINISSGFRSYSCNSAVGGASNSRHLYGDGVDLVGSPSFCRLAQQARYHGFGNILGPGYPGHNDHTHVGAVGGWSAPSCGI from the coding sequence GTGAGAACCGCATTCCGCCGCTTTGGCCGGGCGCTCGCCGCCTGCGCGCTCGCCGCCTCCACCGCCCTCGTGGGCGTGGTGGCGACCAGCAGCCCCGCGCAGGCGGACGGCTGCTACACCTGGGGACGCACCCTGGCGCAGGGGGCGTCCGGCGAGGACGTCCGGCAGCTGCAGATCCGGCTCGCCGGCTACCCCGGCTACAACGCGGTGCTCGGCCTCGACGGGGCGTTCGGCCCGGCCACCCGGTCCGCCGTGATCCGCTTCCAGCAGGCGTACGGCCTGAGCGCCGACGGCGTCGCCGGCCCGCAGACCTTCAACACGCTCTACGCGTTGCAGGACGACGACTGCACCCCGGTCAACTTCACCTACGCGGAGCTGAACCGGTGCAACAGCACCTGGTCCGGTGGCGCGGTCGCCGCGAGCACCGCCCGGTTCAACGCGCTGGTGTCGATGTGGAAGCTCCAGGCCATGCGGAAGGCCCTCGGCAGCGTGTCGATCAACATCAGCAGCGGCTTCCGCAGCTACTCGTGCAACAGCGCGGTCGGCGGCGCCTCCAACAGCCGGCACCTCTACGGCGACGGCGTCGACCTGGTCGGGTCGCCCTCGTTCTGCCGGCTCGCCCAGCAGGCCCGCTACCACGGCTTCGGCAACATCCTCGGCCCCGGCTACCCGGGTCACAACGACCACACCCACGTCGGGGCGGTCGGCGGCTGGTCCGCGCCGAGCTGCGGCATCTGA
- a CDS encoding HIT family protein has translation MADGLERLWTPHRMTYISGEDRPEGGYERPAGCPFCRAPGLAPEESLVVARGEHVFAVLNLYPYNPGHLLVCPYRHVADYTELDLAETTELAAFTQTAMRVVRKVSNAHGFNLGMNQGGVAGAGIAAHLHQHVVPRWGGDANFMPVIGQTKVLPQLLTDTRDLFTRAWPT, from the coding sequence ATGGCCGACGGCCTGGAGCGGCTCTGGACTCCGCACCGGATGACCTACATCTCCGGGGAGGACCGGCCCGAGGGCGGCTACGAGCGGCCCGCCGGCTGCCCGTTCTGCCGGGCCCCGGGACTGGCGCCCGAGGAGAGCCTGGTGGTGGCCCGGGGCGAGCACGTGTTCGCGGTGCTCAACCTCTATCCCTACAACCCCGGGCACCTGCTGGTCTGCCCCTACCGGCACGTGGCCGACTACACCGAGCTGGACCTGGCCGAGACCACCGAACTGGCGGCGTTCACCCAGACCGCCATGCGGGTGGTACGCAAGGTGAGCAACGCGCACGGGTTCAACCTGGGCATGAACCAGGGCGGCGTGGCCGGCGCGGGCATCGCCGCGCACCTGCACCAGCACGTGGTGCCCCGCTGGGGCGGCGACGCCAACTTCATGCCCGTGATCGGGCAGACGAAGGTCCTGCCGCAACTGCTCACCGACACCCGCGACCTGTTCACCCGGGCCTGGCCGACCTAG
- a CDS encoding aldo/keto reductase — translation MAVTTRTLGRSGIEVSALGMGCWAIGGPWAEGSQPLGWGAVDDDESVRAIRHALDLGVTLFDTADTYGAGHGERVLGRALAGRRDEAVIATKWGWTFDEATRQATGEDPSPAYLRRAVAHSLRRLGTDRIDLYQLHLADLPVPRAEALVGTLEDLVAEGLIRAYGWSTDRPDRAAAFGRDARHATAVQHTLSVLRDAPELLAVCDKYDLASVNRGPLGMGLLSGKYTAGSTLPRDDVRGVAPGWLEWFRGGRPAPEWLRRVTAVRAALTADGRTLAQGALGWLWARSDRTVPIPGCRTVGQVEENAGALRRGPLPADQFAEVERQLAALRSAALRDADRPHRPTPGLPTARP, via the coding sequence ATGGCAGTGACGACGCGGACGTTGGGCCGCAGCGGCATCGAGGTCAGCGCCCTCGGCATGGGGTGCTGGGCGATCGGCGGCCCCTGGGCCGAGGGCAGCCAGCCGCTGGGCTGGGGCGCCGTCGACGACGACGAGTCGGTCCGCGCGATCCGGCACGCGCTCGACCTCGGCGTGACGCTCTTCGACACCGCCGACACCTACGGGGCCGGGCACGGCGAGCGGGTGCTCGGCCGGGCCCTCGCCGGCCGGCGCGACGAGGCCGTGATCGCCACCAAGTGGGGCTGGACCTTCGACGAGGCCACCCGCCAGGCCACCGGCGAGGACCCCTCCCCGGCGTACCTGCGGCGGGCCGTCGCACACTCGCTGCGCCGGTTGGGCACCGACCGGATCGACCTCTACCAGCTGCACCTGGCGGACCTGCCGGTGCCGCGGGCCGAGGCGCTCGTCGGCACCCTGGAGGACCTGGTCGCCGAAGGGCTGATCCGGGCGTACGGCTGGAGCACCGACCGCCCCGACCGGGCCGCCGCGTTCGGGCGCGACGCCCGGCACGCCACCGCCGTGCAGCACACGCTGTCGGTGCTCCGGGACGCCCCCGAACTGCTCGCCGTCTGCGACAAGTACGACCTCGCCAGCGTCAACCGGGGACCGCTGGGCATGGGCCTGCTCTCCGGCAAGTACACGGCCGGCTCCACGCTGCCCCGCGACGACGTACGCGGGGTCGCCCCCGGTTGGCTGGAGTGGTTCCGGGGCGGCCGGCCGGCGCCGGAGTGGCTGCGCCGCGTCACCGCCGTGCGGGCGGCGTTGACCGCTGACGGGCGTACCCTCGCCCAGGGCGCGCTCGGGTGGCTCTGGGCGCGCAGCGACCGCACCGTCCCGATCCCCGGCTGCCGCACGGTGGGCCAGGTGGAGGAGAACGCCGGAGCCCTGCGCCGGGGTCCGCTGCCGGCCGACCAGTTCGCCGAGGTGGAGCGCCAACTGGCCGCGCTGCGCTCGGCCGCCCTGCGCGACGCGGACCGCCCCCACCGGCCGACCCCGGGTCTCCCCACCGCCCGCCCCTGA
- a CDS encoding elongation factor G-like protein EF-G2 yields the protein MAQKSQEKGAAGGVPVVTEPGRIRNVVLVGHSGAGKTTLVEALLAASGTIGRAGNVADGTTVCDHDPAAVRQQRSVSLACAPLLHDGVKVNLLDTPGYADFVGELRAGLRAADAALFVVSAVDGMDAATAALWEECAAVDMPRAVAVARLDHPRADFDEAVALCQRVFGDNVLPLYLPMLGDDGISTVGLLGLITRRVFDYTAGLPAEVREPDPEHLPAIVESRNELIEGIIAESEDETLMDRYLDGEEIGTDVLVDDLGKAVARGHFYPVVPVCAETGVGLDALLEVLTAGFPSPLEHELPAVAGVDGSPRPPLTCDPDGPLVAEVVKTTVDRHVGRVSLVRVFSGTLRPEQTVHVSGHGMAERGHPDHDADERVGHIYTPLGASLREVGACVAGDICAITKSGSAETGDTVSAKDDPLLIAPWEMPEPLLPVAVVARSRADEDALARNLARLVAGDPTMRLERNPETHQLVLWCMGEAHADVVLERLRAGGVELDTEPVRVALRETLTVGASGHGRHVKQSGGHGQYAVCDIEVEPLPPGAGFEFVDRVVGGAVPHNYVPSVEKGVRAQMERGLVAGHPVVDLRVTLVDGKAHSVDSSDAAFQTAGALALRDAAGKGQPALLEPIDEVAVRVPDSSVGAVMGDLSGRRGRVLGTEADPEAEGRTVVRAEVPATELLRYAVELRSMTSGTGTFRRHFVRYDPMPTHLADQLRKEHPTHP from the coding sequence ATGGCGCAGAAGAGTCAGGAGAAGGGGGCCGCCGGCGGCGTGCCGGTGGTGACCGAGCCCGGCAGGATCCGCAACGTGGTGCTCGTCGGGCACTCCGGAGCCGGCAAGACGACCCTGGTCGAGGCGCTGCTCGCGGCGAGCGGCACGATCGGCCGGGCCGGCAACGTCGCCGACGGCACCACCGTCTGCGACCACGACCCGGCAGCCGTACGCCAGCAGCGCTCGGTGAGCCTGGCCTGCGCGCCGCTGCTGCACGACGGCGTCAAGGTCAACCTGCTCGACACCCCCGGCTACGCCGACTTCGTGGGCGAGCTGCGGGCAGGGCTGCGGGCCGCCGACGCGGCGCTGTTCGTGGTCTCCGCCGTCGACGGGATGGACGCCGCCACCGCCGCCCTCTGGGAGGAGTGCGCGGCGGTCGACATGCCCCGGGCGGTCGCCGTGGCCCGGCTGGACCACCCGCGCGCCGACTTCGACGAGGCCGTGGCGCTGTGCCAGCGGGTCTTCGGCGACAACGTGCTCCCGCTCTACCTGCCGATGCTCGGCGACGACGGGATCTCCACCGTCGGCCTGCTCGGCCTGATCACCCGCCGGGTCTTCGACTACACCGCCGGGCTGCCGGCCGAGGTACGCGAGCCGGACCCGGAGCACCTGCCCGCCATCGTCGAGTCCCGCAACGAGCTGATCGAGGGGATCATCGCCGAGAGCGAGGACGAGACCCTGATGGACCGCTACCTCGACGGGGAGGAGATCGGCACCGACGTGCTCGTCGACGACCTGGGGAAGGCGGTCGCCCGCGGCCACTTCTACCCGGTGGTGCCGGTCTGCGCCGAGACCGGCGTCGGGCTGGACGCGCTGCTGGAGGTGCTCACCGCCGGCTTCCCCTCGCCGCTGGAGCACGAGCTGCCGGCGGTCGCCGGGGTGGACGGCTCCCCCCGGCCGCCGCTGACCTGCGACCCGGACGGCCCGCTGGTCGCCGAGGTGGTCAAGACGACCGTGGACCGGCACGTCGGCCGGGTCTCCCTGGTCCGGGTCTTCTCCGGCACCCTGCGTCCCGAGCAGACCGTGCACGTCTCCGGGCACGGCATGGCCGAGCGCGGCCACCCCGACCACGACGCCGACGAGCGGGTCGGCCACATCTACACGCCGCTGGGCGCGAGCCTGCGCGAGGTGGGCGCCTGCGTGGCCGGTGACATCTGCGCGATCACCAAGTCGGGCAGCGCGGAGACCGGCGACACCGTCTCCGCCAAGGACGACCCGCTGCTGATCGCCCCCTGGGAGATGCCCGAGCCGCTGTTGCCGGTGGCCGTCGTGGCCCGCAGCCGCGCCGACGAGGACGCCCTCGCGCGGAACCTGGCCCGCCTGGTCGCCGGCGACCCCACCATGCGGCTGGAGCGCAACCCGGAGACCCACCAGCTGGTGCTCTGGTGCATGGGCGAGGCGCACGCCGACGTGGTGCTGGAGCGCCTGCGCGCCGGCGGGGTGGAGCTGGACACCGAGCCCGTCCGGGTCGCGCTGCGCGAGACGCTGACCGTCGGGGCGTCGGGGCACGGCCGGCACGTCAAGCAGTCCGGCGGCCACGGCCAGTACGCCGTCTGCGACATCGAGGTCGAGCCGCTGCCGCCCGGCGCCGGATTCGAGTTCGTCGACCGGGTGGTCGGCGGGGCGGTGCCGCACAACTACGTCCCCTCCGTCGAGAAGGGCGTCCGCGCCCAGATGGAGCGCGGCCTGGTCGCCGGCCACCCGGTGGTGGACCTGCGGGTGACCCTCGTCGACGGCAAGGCGCACAGCGTCGACTCCTCCGACGCGGCCTTTCAGACCGCCGGGGCGCTCGCCCTGCGCGACGCCGCCGGGAAGGGGCAGCCGGCGCTGTTGGAGCCGATCGACGAGGTGGCGGTCCGGGTGCCCGACTCTTCGGTGGGCGCGGTGATGGGCGACCTGTCCGGCCGGCGCGGCCGGGTGCTCGGCACCGAGGCCGACCCCGAGGCCGAGGGGCGCACCGTGGTCCGCGCCGAGGTACCCGCCACGGAGCTGCTCCGCTACGCGGTCGAGCTGCGCTCCATGACGTCGGGCACCGGCACGTTCCGCCGCCACTTCGTCCGCTACGACCCGATGCCCACCCACCTGGCCGACCAGCTCCGCAAGGAACACCCCACCCACCCCTGA
- the pgsA gene encoding phosphatidylinositol phosphate synthase, producing MAKIFQVSARAGMTRVVEPVARRLLRAGVTPNAVTVAGTLGVLVGALGFGARGHLVAGALIVTFFALTDLLDGTMARMSGGSTKFGAFLDSSMDRVADSAVFGAVAYWLATQHQYSGVAAALLCLAAGGLVSYVKARAEGLGMTCNVGIAERTERLLIVGVGGLLTGVGVKPALEIALWLLAAVSIFTVGQRMAHVYRQAQRVHTPGGQG from the coding sequence ATGGCGAAGATCTTCCAAGTGTCGGCCCGCGCGGGGATGACCCGTGTCGTCGAGCCGGTCGCACGCCGCCTGCTCCGAGCGGGCGTAACTCCCAACGCGGTCACCGTGGCGGGCACCCTCGGGGTGCTCGTCGGCGCACTCGGCTTCGGTGCCCGCGGTCATCTGGTCGCCGGGGCCCTGATAGTTACCTTCTTCGCGCTCACCGACCTGCTCGACGGGACGATGGCCCGGATGAGCGGGGGCTCGACGAAGTTCGGGGCGTTCCTCGACTCGAGCATGGACCGGGTCGCCGACAGCGCCGTCTTCGGTGCGGTGGCGTACTGGCTGGCCACCCAGCACCAGTACTCGGGTGTCGCCGCCGCGCTGCTCTGCCTGGCCGCCGGCGGGCTGGTCTCCTACGTCAAGGCCCGCGCCGAGGGGCTCGGCATGACCTGCAACGTGGGCATCGCCGAGCGCACCGAGCGGCTGCTCATCGTCGGCGTCGGCGGGCTGCTCACCGGCGTCGGCGTCAAGCCCGCGCTGGAGATCGCGCTCTGGCTGCTGGCCGCCGTCTCGATCTTCACCGTCGGCCAGCGGATGGCGCACGTCTACCGCCAGGCCCAGCGGGTGCACACCCCGGGCGGGCAGGGGTGA
- a CDS encoding phosphatidylinositol mannoside acyltransferase — MNLTELGYIAGWRVIRALPRSVAAAAFRAGADRAHRRGGGGTARLRANLRRVVGPDLPEAELDELVRRGLRSYARYWLEAFRLPALSRAEILAGFRLDGEEKLAADVASGRGAVVALPHAGNWDAAGAWVAATGWPITTVAERLKPEGVYQRFLAFRRSLGMEILPTHGGERNAFDVLVDRVRAGTVVPLLADRDLSARGVEVEFFGHRTRMPPGPALLALRTGAPLYVASMWYEADAACASIEGPLPLPGPEEGPLDQRVRSLTQRIADGLAAGIARHPEDWHMLQRMWLDQHGRGGDANLPSPAAGQA; from the coding sequence GTGAACCTCACCGAGCTCGGCTACATCGCCGGGTGGCGCGTGATCCGCGCGCTGCCCCGGTCCGTCGCGGCGGCGGCGTTCCGGGCGGGTGCCGACCGCGCCCACCGTCGCGGCGGCGGGGGTACGGCCCGACTGCGCGCGAACCTTCGCCGGGTGGTCGGCCCCGACCTGCCGGAGGCCGAGCTCGACGAGCTGGTCCGTCGTGGCCTGCGCTCGTACGCCCGCTACTGGCTGGAGGCGTTCCGGCTGCCCGCGCTCAGCCGGGCGGAGATCCTGGCCGGTTTCCGGCTCGACGGCGAGGAGAAGCTCGCCGCCGACGTGGCGTCCGGCCGGGGCGCGGTGGTGGCGCTGCCGCACGCCGGCAACTGGGACGCCGCCGGCGCCTGGGTCGCGGCGACCGGCTGGCCGATCACCACCGTCGCCGAGCGGCTCAAGCCCGAGGGCGTCTACCAGCGCTTCCTCGCCTTCCGGCGCAGCCTGGGCATGGAGATCCTGCCCACCCACGGCGGCGAGCGGAACGCCTTCGACGTGCTGGTCGACCGGGTCCGGGCCGGCACGGTGGTGCCCCTGCTGGCCGACCGGGACCTCTCCGCGCGGGGCGTGGAGGTCGAGTTCTTCGGCCACCGCACCCGGATGCCCCCCGGCCCGGCCCTGCTCGCGCTGCGCACCGGAGCGCCGCTCTACGTCGCCTCGATGTGGTACGAGGCGGACGCGGCGTGCGCCTCGATCGAGGGACCGCTGCCGCTGCCCGGCCCGGAGGAGGGCCCGCTCGACCAGCGGGTCCGGTCGCTGACCCAGCGGATCGCCGACGGTCTGGCGGCGGGCATCGCCCGGCATCCGGAAGACTGGCACATGTTGCAGCGGATGTGGCTGGACCAGCATGGCAGGGGCGGCGACGCGAACCTGCCCTCCCCGGCCGCCGGACAGGCGTAA
- a CDS encoding glycosyltransferase family 4 protein, translated as MRIGIVCPYSFDVPGGVQNHVMDLAEALIGLGHEVSVLAPADEDSPLPAYVVPAGRALPLPYNGSVARIAFGPVSTARVRRWIIRGEFDVLHVHEPLTLSLSLLAVLSARGPVVATFHTAMTRSRALAAAQGVLQIVLERITARIAVSALARKVQVEHMDGGAVEIPNGVAVAKFSHAQPLPGWPGECPPGRDGAIGFLGRFTEARKGFPILRDAFVELARQRSGLRLLVAGPGDADDLFGRFPADLRDRVTFLGLVSEEDKARMLRSVHLYVAPNTGGESFGMILTEALAAGTTVVASDLDAFRRVLDGGRAGRLFPTGDPAALRTALTDLLDDPGARAALTACGDQVVATFDWPVVARRVLEVYAAAIEATDGRVMDTEWVGLD; from the coding sequence GTGCGCATCGGCATCGTGTGCCCGTACTCCTTCGACGTGCCCGGTGGGGTGCAGAACCACGTCATGGACCTCGCCGAGGCGCTGATCGGGCTCGGGCACGAGGTGAGCGTGCTCGCCCCGGCCGACGAGGACTCCCCGCTGCCGGCGTACGTGGTGCCGGCGGGACGGGCCCTGCCGCTGCCGTACAACGGCTCGGTGGCCCGCATCGCCTTCGGCCCGGTCTCCACCGCGCGGGTGCGGCGGTGGATCATCCGGGGCGAGTTCGACGTGCTGCACGTGCACGAGCCGCTGACCCTGAGCCTGTCGCTGCTGGCCGTGCTCTCCGCCCGCGGCCCCGTGGTGGCGACCTTCCACACCGCGATGACCCGGTCGCGGGCCCTGGCCGCCGCGCAGGGCGTGCTCCAGATCGTGCTGGAGCGGATCACCGCCCGGATCGCGGTGAGCGCCCTGGCGCGCAAGGTGCAGGTCGAGCACATGGACGGCGGGGCGGTGGAGATCCCCAACGGGGTGGCCGTCGCCAAGTTCAGCCACGCGCAGCCCCTCCCGGGCTGGCCGGGGGAGTGCCCGCCGGGCCGCGACGGGGCGATCGGGTTCCTCGGCCGGTTCACCGAGGCCCGCAAGGGCTTCCCGATCCTGCGCGACGCCTTCGTCGAGCTGGCCCGGCAGCGGTCCGGCCTGCGGCTGCTGGTGGCCGGTCCCGGCGATGCCGACGACCTGTTCGGCCGGTTCCCGGCCGACCTGCGGGACCGGGTGACCTTCCTCGGGCTGGTCTCCGAGGAGGACAAGGCGCGGATGCTGCGCAGCGTGCACCTCTACGTGGCGCCGAACACCGGCGGCGAGTCGTTCGGCATGATCCTCACCGAGGCGCTCGCGGCGGGCACGACCGTCGTCGCCAGCGACCTCGACGCGTTCCGCCGGGTGCTCGACGGCGGCCGGGCCGGCCGGCTCTTCCCGACCGGGGACCCGGCCGCGCTGCGTACCGCCCTCACCGACCTGCTCGACGATCCCGGCGCCCGGGCCGCGCTGACCGCCTGCGGCGACCAGGTGGTGGCCACCTTCGACTGGCCCGTGGTCGCCCGGCGGGTGCTGGAGGTGTACGCGGCGGCGATCGAGGCCACCGACGGGCGGGTCATGGACACCGAATGGGTGGGGCTGGACTAG
- the pdxS gene encoding pyridoxal 5'-phosphate synthase lyase subunit PdxS encodes MPETTAQNASASPVTGTARVKRGMAEMLKGGVIMDVVNAEQAKIAEDAGAVAVMALERVPADIRAQGGVSRMSDPDMIDGIINAVSIPVMAKARIGHFVEAQILQSLGVDYVDESEVLTPADFANHIDKWAFTVPFVCGATNLGEALRRITEGAAMIRSKGEAGTGDVSNATTHMRKIRQEIRRLSSLPTDELFVAAKELQAPYELVKEVAESGKLPVVLFTAGGIATPADAAMMMQLGAEGVFVGSGIFKSGNPAQRAAAIVKATTFHDDPDVLAKVSRGLGEAMVGINVDEIPQPHRLAERGW; translated from the coding sequence GTGCCCGAAACCACTGCCCAGAACGCTAGCGCCAGCCCCGTCACCGGCACCGCCCGCGTCAAGCGCGGCATGGCCGAGATGCTCAAGGGCGGCGTGATCATGGACGTGGTCAACGCCGAGCAGGCCAAGATCGCCGAGGACGCCGGCGCCGTCGCGGTGATGGCGCTCGAGCGGGTGCCCGCCGACATCCGCGCCCAGGGCGGGGTGTCCCGGATGAGCGACCCCGACATGATCGACGGCATCATCAACGCCGTCTCCATCCCGGTCATGGCCAAGGCCCGGATCGGTCACTTCGTGGAGGCCCAGATCCTCCAGTCGCTCGGCGTCGACTACGTCGACGAGTCCGAGGTGCTGACCCCGGCCGACTTCGCGAACCACATCGACAAGTGGGCCTTCACCGTCCCCTTCGTCTGCGGGGCGACCAACCTCGGCGAGGCCCTGCGCCGGATCACCGAGGGCGCGGCCATGATCCGCTCCAAGGGCGAGGCCGGCACCGGTGACGTGTCCAACGCCACGACCCACATGCGCAAGATCCGCCAGGAGATCCGCCGGCTGAGCTCGCTGCCGACCGACGAGCTGTTCGTGGCCGCCAAGGAGCTCCAGGCGCCGTACGAGCTGGTCAAGGAGGTCGCCGAGAGCGGCAAGCTGCCGGTGGTGCTCTTCACCGCCGGTGGGATCGCCACCCCGGCCGACGCCGCGATGATGATGCAGCTCGGTGCCGAGGGCGTCTTCGTCGGCTCCGGCATCTTCAAGTCCGGCAACCCCGCGCAGCGCGCCGCCGCGATCGTCAAGGCCACCACGTTCCACGACGACCCGGACGTGCTGGCCAAGGTCTCCCGGGGCCTGGGCGAGGCGATGGTCGGCATCAACGTCGACGAGATCCCGCAGCCGCACCGCCTGGCCGAGCGCGGCTGGTGA
- the pdxT gene encoding pyridoxal 5'-phosphate synthase glutaminase subunit PdxT — MSDAPVIGVLALQGDVREHVAALAEAGADARPVRRPQELDAVDGLVIPGGESTTISKLADIFELREPIDKRIAGGMPVYGSCAGMIMLATEVLDGRPDQRGFAGIEMTVRRNAFGRQVDSFEAPVGVTGIEGGPFHAVFIRAPWVERVGDGVEVLGTVTEGPAAGRVVAVRQGNLLATSFHPELTGDARVHAYFVAMVRASR; from the coding sequence ATGAGCGACGCACCCGTCATCGGCGTGCTCGCCCTCCAGGGCGACGTCCGCGAGCACGTCGCCGCGCTGGCCGAGGCCGGGGCGGACGCCCGCCCGGTACGCCGCCCGCAGGAGCTGGACGCGGTGGACGGGCTGGTCATCCCCGGCGGTGAGTCCACCACGATCAGCAAGCTCGCCGACATCTTCGAGCTGCGCGAGCCGATCGACAAGCGCATCGCGGGCGGCATGCCGGTCTACGGCTCCTGCGCCGGCATGATCATGCTGGCCACCGAGGTCCTCGACGGCCGGCCCGACCAGCGCGGCTTCGCCGGCATCGAGATGACCGTGCGGCGCAACGCGTTCGGCCGACAGGTCGACTCCTTCGAGGCGCCGGTGGGGGTCACCGGGATCGAGGGCGGCCCGTTCCACGCGGTGTTCATCCGGGCGCCCTGGGTCGAGCGGGTCGGCGACGGCGTCGAGGTGCTCGGCACGGTGACCGAGGGCCCGGCCGCCGGGCGGGTCGTGGCGGTGCGGCAGGGCAACCTGCTGGCCACCTCGTTCCACCCCGAGCTGACCGGCGACGCGCGGGTGCACGCGTACTTCGTGGCGATGGTCCGGGCGTCCCGCTGA